A single genomic interval of Chrysemys picta bellii isolate R12L10 chromosome 8, ASM1138683v2, whole genome shotgun sequence harbors:
- the B3GALT2 gene encoding beta-1,3-galactosyltransferase 2, protein MYNMLQWRRRHCCFAKMTWNAKRSLFRTHLIGLLSLVFLFAMFLFFNHHDWLPGRAGFKENPVAYTVRGFRSTKSETNHSSLRNIWKDTVPQTLRPQTVTNSNNTDLSPQGVTGLENTLSANGSIYNEKGTGHPTSYHFKYIINEPEKCQEKSPFLILLIAAEPGQVEARQAIRQTWGNESLAPGIQIIRIFLLGLSIKLNGYLQRAILEESRQYHDVIQQEYLDTYYNLTIKTLMGMNWVATYCPNVPYVMKTDSDMFVNTEYLIHKLLKPELPPRHKYFTGYLMRGYAPNRNKDSKWYMPPDLYPSERYPVFCSGTGYVFSGDLAEKIFKVSLSIKRLHLEDVYVGICLAKLRIDPMPPPNEFVFNHWRVSYSSCKYSHLITSHQFQPSELIKYWNHLQQNKHNACANAAKDKAGRYRHRKLH, encoded by the coding sequence ATGTACAACATGCTTCAGTGGAGAAGACGACACTGCTGTTTTGCAAAAATGACGTGGAATGCCAAAAGGTCTCTGTTTCGCACCCATCTTATTGGTCTGCTTTCTCTCGTGTTTCTTTTTGCTATGTTTCTGTTCTTTAATCATCATGACTggctgccaggcagggctggattCAAAGAAAATCCTGTGGCTTACACTGTTCGAGGATTTAGGTCTACAAAAAGCGAGACAAACCACAGCTCTCTGAGGAATATTTGGAAGGATACAGTCCCTCAGACTCTTAGGCCTCAGACAGTCACTAATTCCAACAACACTGACCTGTCACCACAAGGAGTAACTGGTTTAGAGAATACACTCAGTGCCAATGGAAGTATTTATAATGAGAAAGGTACTGGACATCCAACTTCAtatcattttaaatatataataaatgagCCCGAAAAATGCCAGGAGAAGAGTCCTTTTCTAATACTACTCATAGCTGCAGAACCAGGCCAAGTGGAAGCTAGACAAGCTATTCGGCAAACGTGGGGTAATGAAAGCCTGGCACCGGGTATCCAAATTATTCGCATTTTTTTGCTGGGCTTAAGCATTAAACTAAACGGATACCTTCAACGTGCCATACTGGAGGAAAGCAGACAATACCATGACGTTATTCAACAAGAATATTTAGACACTTATTATAACTTAACTATTAAAACTCTTATGGGGATGAACTGGGTTGCCACCTACTGTCCAAATGTTCCCTATGTTATGAAAACTGACAGTGATATGTTTGTCAATACTGAGTATTTAATACATAAGCTTCTGAAGCCAGAACTGCCTCCAAGGCACAAATATTTTACAGGTTACCTAATGAGAGGGTATGCACCTAATAGGAACAAGGATAGCAAGTGGTATATGCCACCTGATCTGTATCCAAGTGAGCGTTACCCTGTATTCTGCTCAGGAACTGGTTATGTCTTTTCTGGAGATTTGGCAGAAAAGATATTTAAAGTCTCTTTAAGCATCAAACGCTTGCACTTAGAGGATGTATATGTGGGGATCTGTCTTGCCAAGTTGCGAATTGACCCTATGCCCCCACCCAATGAGTTTGTCTTCAATCACTGGCGAGTTTCTTATTCCAGCTGTAAATATAGCCACCTAATTACCTCCCATCAGTTCCAGCCTAGTGAACTGATCAAATACTGGAACCACTTACAACAAAATAAGCACAATGCCTGTGCCAATGCAGCAAAAGATAAAGCTGGCAGGTATCGCCATCgtaaactgcattaa